A genomic window from Bdellovibrio sp. SKB1291214 includes:
- a CDS encoding pseudoazurin: protein MKSLLLSAALTLATSVSFAATHTVKMLNNGKEGIMVFEPAFLKANKGDVVKFVPTDPAHDVASVSIPKGAKSFKGAVGKEVTTTLTHEGVYLYECSTHLPMAMIGVIQVGKPTNLDDVKKAGKDMAPKFAMNKDRLDKYLNQVK, encoded by the coding sequence ATGAAATCACTTCTGCTAAGTGCAGCTTTAACTCTTGCAACAAGCGTAAGCTTTGCGGCGACTCACACAGTAAAAATGTTGAACAACGGTAAAGAAGGCATCATGGTTTTCGAACCGGCATTCTTGAAAGCCAATAAAGGCGACGTTGTTAAATTCGTCCCTACAGATCCAGCACACGACGTTGCTTCCGTGTCTATTCCCAAAGGCGCCAAATCATTCAAAGGTGCAGTGGGAAAAGAAGTAACGACGACTTTGACTCACGAAGGAGTTTATCTTTATGAATGCTCAACCCACTTGCCAATGGCGATGATCGGTGTGATTCAAGTCGGGAAGCCAACGAACTTGGATGACGTGAAAAAAGCTGGCAAAGACATGGCTCCTAAGTTTGCAATGAACAAAGACCGCCTTGATAAATACTTAAACCAAGTAAAATAA